The genomic DNA tctttcaaaattcaaaatatatatacccTTTCTCCAGATACTCAATTCTACTTGCAGTGATATGCCCTATAGAGATACTCATGAAAATACACCAATGCACTAGGATGCTTGTCATTAACAGGAAACAAATGTCCAGCAATAAAGGCCACTAACTATGATGCTTGCACACAGTAAAACTAAATAGCCATTTCAAAGAATGAGATAGATAGGTCAATGCTGATGGAATATTTATGAGGAATATTATTGAGGAAAATtgtactatttttaaatagtacACATAGATGTGGGTactgcatatttttttctgaatacacGAGAAAGTGTAAGCAGTTACTTTTGAGGCATGGAGCTAGAAGATGAGATGCAGGTATGAGAAACTTATTTacacttttaattttatacaattCTGTACAGTTGTGGGGTTTGAATTTTCAACAAGTATATAGATACTACGTTTTATACACAAACACACgtacttaagaaacaaaataaataattctgaatgTCACCTATTTAACTAGCCAGAGATATTTTGatgtccttccttcccctaaatccctcaattaaaaaaacctGGTCAGTATTtaacaattactttaaaatgtttaaaagtgaaGAATGACTATTCTTTCTGCTGttactaattatttttgttaaggGTCTTATGGGTTTCTATTCCTCATATTGgttttataatttactttcttttaataattttacatacattataatttttatacttaaatatcCTAATTTCTCAGAAAATTCGTGAAACATCTTACTCATAGGTATTTCAACATTCATCCAAAGCAAATTTTAGTGCTGTTCACAATGAAGATATCTGATATAAGGTATCTAAAATAAGGAGCCCTGGGTTAAATCTCCAACTAAGCTTCATGGATATTACGTCTAACAATGATTTTGAAACACAGTAATGTCCTCGAATTTGGATATTGCTGACTCCCAAAGGAGGATAGTGGCATTTGGTATATTCTCAAATCCCCCAACTTAAAGCtctatttttctaaattccaGAGACATTAAAAGGCCTGCCTGGATTTTCTAGTTCAgagtttattattcttttcactaTTCCATCAGGTCTtccttaaggaaagaaaaaaccaaaaaaccaaaaaactttttCATTGTTAATGACACTTGGCTGTGCAGTTGTGTTACTTAAATGAAGCAAGTTTTGTTGAAAAAATGAGTCACGCTAATTTTACCTGTCCAGCTGAAGCCAAGATGATCAGCAATATAAGCCAGCCTTTCCTCGATCCGTTCCTGCTCATCCTGTTCATCTACAGAAGGTCAAAAACAGAATGGCCAAAGGTTGTCTATGACAGGAGAGCACCCATAGTACTGATCATCCGAAGAGAGGAAGTCACTTGTCCAAATATTTGATAATAGCACAAATTAGCTATtatatttcaaatcattttaaatggtATGTTTGCCTGATTTCTGGAATGGAATGGGGAATCAACTTAATTATAAATCATGAAAACCAACTGCTTCCATATCTCTTTAATCAAGACTAGTCACTGGACATATCAGTTGCTGAGTTCTAGTAATCTTAGGACTTTCTGTTTAAATTATCTGAGAGACTACTGCCCACCAGGAGACAATCATCTTGTTcatcaaaaaccagaaaaatcatAAGTGGGTTGCAGAAGTGGAGTAACTGGTTAGGACCTCCTGTTATTGCCTGTGGCAGCACAGATCACTTCCGGATCACATCTGAAAGAAATCACATCCAAGATTCATAAAAGACATAGATCATGGGTTAACCAGGccacctgggttttttttttcagtctggcCAGAACCATTTTCCTTGGTCCTGGTGACCTTGGAAGAATGGAGGATAAAAGCATACGTATTTGTGTCTGTTGTATCAATAGGTATAGATGTACTTTCTGTGAAATTTCTGTGTGCTTACTACTAAGTAAGCTTATATATTACTCCCACAAACTTTAATTTTCCCATTGGTTTTTAACCCCCATTAATTGATGGGCAGCATTTTAGACATCAGGACATTTTCTTAGGACACAAATTTAAGAATAATAGTCTTTATTGTAGAGATATTGGAAGACCAGAGGCTACTTCTCAAAGCCAtctatggtttccttttttataattcAAAGGGTCATCCTCTCACGGTCACTTACATCATGCAAAGTTTGAGTTTTTGTTGTCTGCTGCGTCTAATCAGAGTACATTCTCCATTCACCTAATACTGAAACAAAAAGCATGGTTTTTTTTCACCTTATATTTGTTTGCTTAAAGTGTTTACCAGTGGTATCTGAGATCCAACTTTTTGAATCAAAAACAGATCCACAACAATTGGGATTTCATGATAACGTGAAATCTTCTTGGGCAAATGGCTTCCTAATGATTACCGAATTACTAAGTTGAGtacaaatgattttaaagtaCGTAAGGGtaagaagaaaaagcaatgaaTCCTTACCATATGAAACAAAGCCCAACATGTTCATGTGCAAAAGCAAAAGTGCTTAATTTGAGGCTAAGCCTGGGACTCCAGAGCAACAAAACTCAAAGCTTGCATGGCCTTACGAACAGCGGCTTGAGAAAGGCAAGATCACCGCTGTCTGTTCATCATGTTGATGTTTTCCATAAGCATTCTCATTACTCAATCTTGAGATTGTTTTCATAGACAAGAGTACACAGAGAAAGCACGAAACACAAAGGGCTTACACAAACACAGTAACCACTACAGAAAgcttaaagaaaatgagacacaaatcaccaaataaaagatatacaaaaaaaaaaaaactatatcaaATTTATGACATGCGTAGCACAGGGAATCCCAGGGGCTGGCAAATACCTTCAGCATGGTCATGGCCATTTTCATCAGGGATGCGTTCAATCAGAGTCTCAATGGACTCATCCCAAATAGGCCTTGTGTCAAAGATGTCCTCAGGAATTGAATGCTCGGTTTCAACAGGTGGCAGATTTTCAATTACTGAAACTTCCAGGGCACTACTACTTTCATCATCTGAAACTAATTCTTGCTCCCTTTCTGACTGTGTAAGTCTATCCACTAACTTGGAAGCCTCATCACTAATCTCCTCAAAGAATTCTATGGAGTTCCTGTAAAGGTCAAAGAAATGCTCCTTACTTTCTTTTGTAGGGCTCACAGCCCCCTTGCAGGAAGATGTGGTGCTTTTGCTCTTAACTGGCAATCGGGATGTAAATATCTTTGGTCTGGTGGCCCCCTCTTCTGATTCTAACTCCagctcctctgccctctctctgctctctgtttctgtctcaaTGTAACTTCTAGTTTTTACTGGACATTTGGTCTTTGAGTCCAAAGCACTGGCATCAGATTCAGATTTGCTTCTACTATCTGGTGTTCTGCTTGTCATGTCCTGACCCTGAGGAGCCACTATTTTCTGGAGAGATGAATCTAGATGCGAAAGCTGCTGCTCTACTCTTTGGACAGGTGCTTTCACGGGGATTTTAGACTTTGGTTTTGCTTCATCCTCTTTACTTTCCTCATCCAGGCTGGGCAAAAAATCTTCACAAAGGGAACTCTCATACTCCACAGATGGAGGTGCTGAGGTTGACGTGGGTATAGTCCTTACAGGAATTTTGGATTTGCTTTCAGTAGAAGGCACATTCTCCATGGGTGCAGTAGGGATTTCAATTACTGATTTCTGTTCCTCTGGGGAAGAATCAGGAGAATCATCATCCCGACCTGAATACACAGACCTGGTAACTGTGGAAAAATCTAACTGAACGTGTACAACTGGTTCAGGGGAGTCAGGGCAAGATGGATCTTTCACACTAGACTTAAGAGGCATATCACCCATTGGTGTGGTGGGGAGATCCTCGGCGCCTGCAGAAGGAGCTTCTTTTGTTGATGTTTCAGGGGAGGTTGAATTCCCCATGGGGGTGTGAAGTTGAGCATCTGAAGCAGATATTTCCTCAACTTCCTCACTCAGGTCATCTGGAAGTAGGTCCGCTTCATCACTCACTGTTTCTTTTGATTCTGAGAGAGCTAGTGACTCAGCTGATGTCTCCCGTTGTGGGGGCTCAGCGCCAGGACTCCCTTCTTTCATGTCTTCGGAGAGAGTCTCTTCCCTGGATTCTTGCCCAATTTGGAAAAAGTGAAAACTTTCATCATCATAGGACCTTTTGGTCATGTCAATGGCACCACTTCGGGTCATCTCAAACAATTTTCCTTCCTGAAAGAGAAACGGGTTTTGCTCACTGGTTGGAGTCCCCTCTTCAGTTGGGGTCCTTGCAGGAGTGGTGTCAGGGGTGGTACCCTGGGATTGTCTGTCTACCATCAAACCAAATAtcttttgttcttcctctttcactcGAGCCTCAAAGGCTTCATCATCCTCGCGGATTTCACTCCAGGAATCAGAATCTACATCAGTTTTTGTGATGATGACTTTGCTGATTTGGTCACTAACAACTACTGATGTATTTGGTACAGAAGGCTCTAAAGATGAAGGGGCTTGATCTGACTGCTTTTCCCACAAGGTGCTTTCTTGTTTGGATTCTTTTTCCATGTTTTGGTCCTCAAAATTAGATTCTTGGCTTGAAACAGTTCTATTGGAGGAGCTTGTTACTACCACGTCTTCAACAGAGGATGTGATGGTAACAGAAGACACTTCAAAAGAGTGAAAACTTGTGTGTCCTGCATCCATTTGGGTTTTGCTTTCTTCACTGGAGAAAAAAGATTGGGGAGGAACATTTTCATAAGGGCTTATTATTTGAGGATCGCAGATTTCATCAGTCTCAGCTGGGTCAGACACTGGAACATCCATGGACAATTTATCTGTTTGAGTAGTAATCAATGAGTCTTGAGTGGAATAGTCCTTTGGTAAGCTCTCAAAAGCTTGGTCAGTTTTGGTGTCCTCTGTTTTTGTAGCAGAAGATAGAGAGGAGATGTCTTCATCTAATTCTTGTCCTTCAGATGCTGGACAGTGAGGTAAGGAAGACAAAGATGAAGAGCTTTCACTGGGGCAATATACTTGTAGAGATTCCACTCGAGAAACATCAAGCTCTtctccttctgtgtctttttcatcagtgtcttgcAGAGGGACTGATTCCTCATGAATAGCTAACTGCTCAGTGATATCCTCTCTAGGGGAGCTGTAGAGACCTGAAGATATAGGAGTGACTAAGCTGCTGGGACTCCTGGTCTCACACCCATGGCCCTCACAGATTTCTGGTTCATCAGCATCTCCGTTCAGATCATCATAAGACATATCTGGGCCATTAGTAGAAATGGTATGACTCTCTTCGGGTACATGGGACTCAcgatctttttcttcttctgatttaCTTGATTCTTCCTGAGTatcttcattcattttgaaagtgTATTGTTTGGAAACAATAGGTTGAAATTGTACTTCTTCAGGACTGGAATTGGAGTCTACGCTGGatggaagtggggaaggaggctgCACTCGAATAACTGGCTCTGGTACGAGGCCTGCGTCAGCACCTTTTTTCAGCTGTGCCAACTCAGGTTCACtctcagaggaggaagaagccTTTCTGCTCTCTGATGTTACCACCACAGGGACATCGCTTTCATCCTCTATACTCTCCACATGTTTTGGTTCATCCACATCTGCTGAACTGTCAGCATCTGGGTCAGAGGATGAAGAAGATTCTTCTTGTTTGGGTTCTTTCTTGTAGTCCCTTTTCTGCTTTGCTTCTTGTTCAAGTTCGTCaaatgttttgattttggttaccattttaaacatttcctcttCAGGTGTgaatctctttttctccccattttccaaGTCATCCTCCTCTGCACATTCATGAATTACAGCTGGTTTGGGTGTGCTTGCATCTGTGGCTTTGGGTGTGACCTCATAGCTAATTTCTTCTGAGCTGGGGGTGTCAGGAGAAAGGGGACTCTTCCCTGAGCTCTCTACCAGTGACGTCTGCTCAAGACTGTCATCCTCGGCACTGCCGTCTGGGTCTCGGAGCAGCCGGGACCGCACAGAGGCCACTTCCGTAAAGAGTTCTGTTTTGGCTACAGCTGCAGGAAGAGGGAAGTGACTTGGGAGAACTCCAGCCTTCATCTTTGGTTCCACAGGGCTGCTTTCAAGAGAGTCACGGCAAGGGGATTCTTTCAGAGGACTTGGCTCCAGAGAATCCGGAGTTTTGTGTGAGGAGTTATCCTCTAGCACAGGGCTGCCTTCCAGGGAGTCTCTGTGGCTCACTGCAAATGATTCATCAGCACCAGGGCTGAGGACCTCACTATCTCGGCTAGGGAGTGCAAGTTCTAATCCTTGGGGACTTCTAGCAACTCCTTGGGGCTTTGATTCAGTTCCTGTGTCTGTCTGTACACAAGCGTCAGGCAGCGGAGAGGCCTTTTTCTCATCTGAGGGCTCAGTGGTTGTGGATTCCTGAGTTTCAGTATCACTGTGGGTCTTGTGGGCTGAACCAACTTTCTTAAGTTGACCCTCATCAGTGGATGCTTCCTCAGTCAGTCCTTTGGGTGTTTCTTTTGCTAGTAACACACTACAGCTGCCAAGGGAATCATCTTCTTGTTTGGGGCATGTGTCTTTGGAAGGGTCTAGGGTGTCCTCCTTCAGCAAACACTCGACTGAGGGCTCTGTGTCTTCAGTGACTATGGTACCTTGCTCTTCAGAACCATCGGTGATGTCTTTGATTGAGGGATGATCTTTTTCTGAATGAATTGCTGTTGGTGTTTCTAACTTGGTCGTTTCGCTTATTTCCCCAATTTGCTCCTCACTTTTCTTTGGTGAGAAAGAAAGGCTTTCTGGGCTTGTCTCAGGGGTCTCTGCGAGGCCCTCATGCTTATAGCTCTCTTCTGAACTAATCTGAGGGGTCCCTTCCATCAGGCTGCCACATGGAGAACCTGCCACCCCTTCAGGCTTGAGGCTCTCAGAACTGCCATCCAAAGCACCACTTTGTAAAGACAGAGCCGGAAGAAATTCATCTTTCATGTAATCTAGTGGAAAGGTTGTGTTGAAAGGACTAGTGAGTACTTGATCTAAGTGAAGCTGTacttcttctgtcttctcactCATTCGGAATTGTTGGTACTTGTCATTGTCTTCCAATTCTTGCTTAATGACGTCAGAAAAGTCAGTAGAGGTTTTCCTATCTGGGCTGATCTGGAGATCCATGTCTCCCTGTTCATCAGCCAGCTTTTCTTTGGGAACTTCACTCTCTTTATGGCTTTCTTCTTCTGGTGCTGACTGAACAGGTTCAGGAGTTTTGTGGCTAAGAGCTTTCTCCTTCTCTACAACTACGTCTTCTCTCTTAGACCCTACGGAGGAAGCACGGACTACTCTCTTGGATTCGGAAACTCCTGTTACCACAAATCTCTGGCCTCGTTTGATTGTCTGACtctctgttttctgtgtttctctgtggTTTAGCAcctgccccttttctttttctacccgagctttgcctttttcttgtggctgcttttgttttgctgatttGTGTTCAAAGAGTCCAGTCTTATGTTTAGATGGGTCCTGACCTGACTGAAAAGCTTTCATCAACTCCCGAACAGACATTGTCTCCTcgattctttctgtttttgaggTGGGGGATACAggtggttgcttttctgttttcccagaaGGCGACACAGGCAAGTGCTTCTCAGTTTTCCCAGAGGTTGATACAGGTGGGTGCTTTTCCATTCGTCCAGCTGGTGACACAGGCAAGCGTTTTTCTGTTCTCCCAGGTGATACTGGTGCATGTTTCTCCATTCTCCCAGAGGGCGATACAGGTGGGCGTTTGTCCATTTTACCTGAAGGTGAAACAGGTGGgtgtctttctgtttttgtagATGACACAGGGGACTGCCTTTCAGTTTTTGTTGAGGGTGATACAGGTGAGTGTTTCTCAGTTTTACTTGATGACACAGGGGAGTGCCTTTCAGTTCTTGCAGAGGGTGACACAGGTGAGTGTTTCTCAGTTTTACTTGATGGTGATACTGGAGGATGCCTCTCAGTTTTtgtagaggagggaagagaagagtgtCTTTCTGTTTTAGACGAGGATGAGGCCGGCACATGCCTCTCTGACCTTAGAGAGGGTGATGCAGCTGGGTGTGTCCTGTGGGTTATCTTTTTTGGCACATCCTCTTTGCCTTTGACTCTGACAGGCAACTTGCTTCGACCTTTTTGTTCATCTTCCACTCGTTTCTGAAGGGCCTTTACTTTGTCCTTGATGGAACCAATGGGAGTTTCTTCTATCAAAGGTGAAGTGGCCTTTACAGTGGGATGGGGCTCGGGGGCTAAACCTGCATCTTCATCTAATGACTCTTCTGAACTACATTTTTTAAGTTCACTTTTTTCTGCACTACCTTGTAcactttcctctttttgtttttgtttttcttttaatttcctcctcACTGGCTTCTTTATTCCCAGGCTTGGTTTGTGTTGTTTCTGTGCACTCTGTGTCTCATCTGGGGGCAtatctttcccttcattttcaaagcTCCTGCCAGTAGCCGGAACCTCATGTTTCTCCCCTGCTATTTCTTGAACTGTCTGCAGTGGCTTTTCATGAGGAGACACATAGGAGTTTAGATCCTCAGTAAGGTAGTTCACTAGCCCAGTTGAGTCTTTCTCTACTTTGATGTTGCGCTCTTTATCTATTCTAACTTCTACGCATGGATATTCAGTGATTTCTAAAGGCGCCTTTAGCTTAGCCTCCTCTATTTCCTCATCACTGACAATCACCCATTCCTCTTCCACTAATTCTCTCTCCGACTGAGACCTTGGCACACTGCCTTCATCTCTCGCGCAGGTTCCACTTCTCAGGATTTCGTTCACTTTCTCTAAGTCCTCTTTAACTCTTTCAACAATTTCAAAAGGCTCTCCTGGCTCTTCCTCAGCAGCCTTCACCAGCTCCTTCACTTTGATAGAACCTGCCCTATCAGATACATCTGTGGTCAAGATGGCGGTCATTTTGATCAAATCTTGTTTCATCTCAGAAACTTCAGAGAGCAAGTCCGGACTGGCTAGGACAGGAACTTCATTAACCAGGTGACTTTTCAGGACAGATGTTTCTGTAGATTCTGTCTCATCATCTTTGATGTGAATGAAAAACATTgaaagtaaaatggaaatcaaaaaatatatcGGCAAATGTAATCAGGACTGAAACGACACAGTGTCTTTTCCTGTTGTGGCGGGAGGGACAACAGAATGGGCTGGGAATGGTGGATCCACaaggtctcaggatacaaaagcaaagcaaggctaacggaaaaaaaaaaaaaactgaaaaggaaaaatgagcagGAAATAACTTGCTTAATTTTCTCACTTGTAGCACATCCACACATACAACAAAGCTATAACAAATAGCCAAGACAgactgacacacacacatacacacacacacacacaccatcacagATCAAAACAAAGAACGAACGCAGTGAAATTACACAGAGGTATCTCAAGATTGTTCAGATGTTACAGAtcaatgttgaaaaaaatataaacatggggaaaaaaaggaaaaaaaagcattagaaatTGCAGAAAGTTGATTTCCTCTAGGAGAAA from Ailuropoda melanoleuca isolate Jingjing chromosome 11, ASM200744v2, whole genome shotgun sequence includes the following:
- the ANK2 gene encoding ankyrin-2 isoform X3, whose amino-acid sequence is MGNAALCPSCHADKSVRAQGHMQELDKTPDYYGCSSEDTSELGVWSDSNASFLRAARAGNLDKVVEYLKGGIDINTCNQNGLNALHLAAKEGHVGLVQELLGRGSSVDSATKKGNTALHIASLAGQAEVVKVLVKEGANINAQSQNGFTPLYMAAQENHIDVVKYLLENGANQSTATEDGFTPLAVALQQGHNQAVAILLENDTKGKVRLPALHIAARKDDTKSAALLLQNDHNADVQSKMMVNRTTESGFTPLHIAAHYGNVNVATLLLNRGAAVDFTARNGITPLHVASKRGNTNMVKLLLDRGGQIDAKTRDGLTPLHCAARSGHDQVVELLLERGAPLLARTKNGLSPLHMAAQGDHVECVKHLLQHKAPVDDVTLDYLTALHVAAHCGHYRVTKLLLDKRANPNARALNGFTPLHIACKKNRIKVMELLVKYGASIQAITESGLTPIHVAAFMGHLNIVLLLLQNGASPDVTNIRGETALHMAARAGQVEVVRCLLRNGALVDARAREEQTPLHIASRLGKTEIVQLLLQHMAHPDAATTNGYTPLHISAREGQVDVASVLLEAGAAHSLATKKGFTPLHVAAKYGSLDVAKLLLQRRAAADSAGKNGLTPLHVAAHYDNQKVALLLLEKGASPHATAKNGYTPLHIAAKKNQMQIASTLLSYGAETNIVTKQGVTPLHLASQEGHTDMVTLLLDKGANIHMSTKSGLTSLHLAAQEDKVNVADILTKHWADQDAHTKLGYTPLIVACHYGNVKMVNFLLKQGANVNAKTKNGYTPLHQAAQQGHTHIINVLLQHGAKPNATTANGNTALAIAKRLGYISVVDTLKVVTEEVTTTTTTITEKHKLNVPETMTEVLDVSDEEGDDTMTGDGGEYLRPEDLKELGDDSLPSSQFLDGMNYLRYSLEGARSDSLRSFSSDRSHTLSHASYLRDSAMIDDTVVIPSHQVSTLAKEAERNSYRLSWGTENLDNVALSSSPIHSGRSSPCLDRDNSSFLVSFMVDARGGAMRGCRHNGLRIIIPPRKCTAPTRVTCRLVKRHRLATMPPMVEGEGLASRLIEVGPSGAQFLGKLHLPTAPPPLNEGESLVSRILQLGPPGTKFLGPVIVEIPHFAALRGKERELVVLRSENGDSWKEHYCEYTEDELNEILNGMDEVLDSPEDLEKKRICRIITRDFPQYFAVVSRIKQDSNLIGPEGGVLSSTVVPQVQAVFPEGALTKRIRVGLQAQPMHSELVKKILGNKATFSPIVTLEPRRRKFHKPITMTIPVPKASSDVMLNGFGGDAPTLRLLCSITGGTTPAQWEDITGTTPLTFVNECVSFTTNVSARFWLIDCRQIQESVTFASQVYREIICVPYMAKFVVFAKSHDPIEARLRCFCMTDDKVDKTLEQQENFAEVARSRDVEVLEGKPIYVDCFGNLVPLTKSGQHHIFSFFAFKENRLPLFVKVRDTTQEPCGRLSFMKEPKSTRGLVHQAICNLNITLPIYTKESESDQEQEEEIDMTSEKNDETESTETSVLKSHLVNEVPVLASPDLLSEVSEMKQDLIKMTAILTTDVSDRAGSIKVKELVKAAEEEPGEPFEIVERVKEDLEKVNEILRSGTCARDEGSVPRSQSERELVEEEWVIVSDEEIEEAKLKAPLEITEYPCVEVRIDKERNIKVEKDSTGLVNYLTEDLNSYVSPHEKPLQTVQEIAGEKHEVPATGRSFENEGKDMPPDETQSAQKQHKPSLGIKKPVRRKLKEKQKQKEESVQGSAEKSELKKCSSEESLDEDAGLAPEPHPTVKATSPLIEETPIGSIKDKVKALQKRVEDEQKGRSKLPVRVKGKEDVPKKITHRTHPAASPSLRSERHVPASSSSKTERHSSLPSSTKTERHPPVSPSSKTEKHSPVSPSARTERHSPVSSSKTEKHSPVSPSTKTERQSPVSSTKTERHPPVSPSGKMDKRPPVSPSGRMEKHAPVSPGRTEKRLPVSPAGRMEKHPPVSTSGKTEKHLPVSPSGKTEKQPPVSPTSKTERIEETMSVRELMKAFQSGQDPSKHKTGLFEHKSAKQKQPQEKGKARVEKEKGQVLNHRETQKTESQTIKRGQRFVVTGVSESKRVVRASSVGSKREDVVVEKEKALSHKTPEPVQSAPEEESHKESEVPKEKLADEQGDMDLQISPDRKTSTDFSDVIKQELEDNDKYQQFRMSEKTEEVQLHLDQVLTSPFNTTFPLDYMKDEFLPALSLQSGALDGSSESLKPEGVAGSPCGSLMEGTPQISSEESYKHEGLAETPETSPESLSFSPKKSEEQIGEISETTKLETPTAIHSEKDHPSIKDITDGSEEQGTIVTEDTEPSVECLLKEDTLDPSKDTCPKQEDDSLGSCSVLLAKETPKGLTEEASTDEGQLKKVGSAHKTHSDTETQESTTTEPSDEKKASPLPDACVQTDTGTESKPQGVARSPQGLELALPSRDSEVLSPGADESFAVSHRDSLEGSPVLEDNSSHKTPDSLEPSPLKESPCRDSLESSPVEPKMKAGVLPSHFPLPAAVAKTELFTEVASVRSRLLRDPDGSAEDDSLEQTSLVESSGKSPLSPDTPSSEEISYEVTPKATDASTPKPAVIHECAEEDDLENGEKKRFTPEEEMFKMVTKIKTFDELEQEAKQKRDYKKEPKQEESSSSSDPDADSSADVDEPKHVESIEDESDVPVVVTSESRKASSSSESEPELAQLKKGADAGLVPEPVIRVQPPSPLPSSVDSNSSPEEVQFQPIVSKQYTFKMNEDTQEESSKSEEEKDRESHVPEESHTISTNGPDMSYDDLNGDADEPEICEGHGCETRSPSSLVTPISSGLYSSPREDITEQLAIHEESVPLQDTDEKDTEGEELDVSRVESLQVYCPSESSSSLSSLPHCPASEGQELDEDISSLSSATKTEDTKTDQAFESLPKDYSTQDSLITTQTDKLSMDVPVSDPAETDEICDPQIISPYENVPPQSFFSSEESKTQMDAGHTSFHSFEVSSVTITSSVEDVVVTSSSNRTVSSQESNFEDQNMEKESKQESTLWEKQSDQAPSSLEPSVPNTSVVVSDQISKVIITKTDVDSDSWSEIREDDEAFEARVKEEEQKIFGLMVDRQSQGTTPDTTPARTPTEEGTPTSEQNPFLFQEGKLFEMTRSGAIDMTKRSYDDESFHFFQIGQESREETLSEDMKEGSPGAEPPQRETSAESLALSESKETVSDEADLLPDDLSEEVEEISASDAQLHTPMGNSTSPETSTKEAPSAGAEDLPTTPMGDMPLKSSVKDPSCPDSPEPVVHVQLDFSTVTRSVYSGRDDDSPDSSPEEQKSVIEIPTAPMENVPSTESKSKIPVRTIPTSTSAPPSVEYESSLCEDFLPSLDEESKEDEAKPKSKIPVKAPVQRVEQQLSHLDSSLQKIVAPQGQDMTSRTPDSRSKSESDASALDSKTKCPVKTRSYIETETESRERAEELELESEEGATRPKIFTSRLPVKSKSTTSSCKGAVSPTKESKEHFFDLYRNSIEFFEEISDEASKLVDRLTQSEREQELVSDDESSSALEVSVIENLPPVETEHSIPEDIFDTRPIWDESIETLIERIPDENGHDHAEDEQDEQERIEERLAYIADHLGFSWTELARELDFTEEQIHQIRIENPNSLQDQSHALLKYWLERDGRQATDTSLIECLTKINRMDIVHLMEASTEPLQERISHSYAEIEQTIALDHSEGFSTLQEELCTAQPKQKEEQAVSKESESCDQPPIVSEEDISVGYSTFQDCIPKAEGDSSGTERFPQTHKEQVQQDFSGKTQDRPEESSLECQQEYFVTTPGTEVSETQKAMAVSDSPSKTPEEIRTPAEEERPYLQTPTSSEQGDSPIIQEPEEPPEHGEESSQKTSLVIVESAGDQPQALDRLDEDAAFHKELTEELGELEASSDEEAMVTTRVVRRRVIIQGDAMPDIPPETVTEEEYVDEHGHTVVRKVTRKIIRRYVSSDGTEKEEVTMQGTAQGPISIEEGDGYSKVMKRIVLKSDTEQSEVTLSEPSILSSTSQFQAEPVEGRRVSKVVKTTMVHGERMEKHLGDSSLATDLPSAKDDFEEDNNE